From one Micromonospora siamensis genomic stretch:
- a CDS encoding SagB family peptide dehydrogenase gives MSGALTGPPVQELYRLRRDAELRHGEDGSLSLRQTRFQLALEQPGMGRRALLLRLAAGWVSDVEVGRLVMGLEGENRVLPAQLLLRRLVAHSWLDRRVQVGDRPLLDLLPTGLGRGSLPETRTHTPDVSYRLSRFVALRPERDRLVAASSLSTLTVGCVDAVLAAVLAAAARGVGVEAVARTLAVGPEAAARVLDELVTARILVTGAEHEAEHEQAPLAYWSPEELRLHQRSRAGWHVLPVGGTYRLRDRFPPQPLRRRYDGDRAIELPLPDLATVVKADPPFGQVVADRRSVREHDDADPLTRERLAEFLYRSQHTTVAGEAGGQEVGHRPYPGGGGVYELEIYPLVARCSGLDRGLYHYDPVEHRLEPVAGWGPAADRLLGYARAAGAMPRLPQTVLVVTARVQRLMWKYEGMSYAMILKDAGVLTHQMYLVATAMGLAPCALGAGDSHAFAELSGIDPLVEPSVADFLLGAARAGSVRGVDGS, from the coding sequence GTGAGCGGCGCGCTGACCGGCCCGCCGGTGCAGGAGCTGTACCGGCTGCGCCGTGACGCGGAGCTGCGCCACGGCGAGGACGGGTCGTTGAGCCTGCGGCAGACCCGCTTCCAGCTCGCCCTGGAGCAGCCGGGCATGGGCCGCCGGGCGCTGCTGCTGCGGCTGGCCGCCGGCTGGGTCAGCGACGTGGAGGTGGGCCGGCTGGTGATGGGCCTGGAGGGGGAGAACCGGGTCCTGCCGGCCCAGCTGCTGCTGCGGCGGCTCGTCGCGCACTCCTGGCTGGACCGCCGGGTCCAGGTCGGCGACCGGCCGCTGCTCGACCTGCTGCCCACCGGACTCGGCCGGGGCAGCCTGCCGGAGACCCGTACGCACACCCCGGACGTGTCGTACCGGCTGTCCCGGTTCGTCGCCCTACGGCCCGAGCGGGACCGGCTCGTCGCCGCGTCGTCGTTGAGCACGCTCACGGTCGGTTGCGTCGACGCCGTGCTGGCCGCCGTGCTGGCCGCCGCCGCCCGGGGCGTCGGGGTTGAGGCGGTCGCCCGTACCCTCGCCGTCGGCCCGGAGGCCGCCGCGCGGGTGCTCGACGAGCTGGTCACGGCGCGGATCCTGGTGACCGGGGCGGAGCACGAGGCGGAACACGAGCAGGCGCCGCTGGCGTACTGGTCACCCGAGGAACTGCGGCTGCACCAGCGTTCCCGCGCCGGGTGGCACGTCCTGCCGGTCGGCGGCACCTACCGGCTGCGCGACCGGTTCCCACCGCAGCCGCTGCGCCGCCGCTACGACGGCGACCGGGCGATCGAGCTGCCGCTGCCGGACCTGGCCACCGTCGTCAAGGCCGACCCGCCGTTCGGTCAGGTCGTCGCGGATCGGCGCAGCGTGCGCGAGCACGACGACGCGGACCCGCTGACCCGGGAACGGCTGGCGGAGTTCCTGTACCGGTCGCAGCACACCACCGTGGCCGGCGAGGCGGGCGGGCAGGAGGTCGGGCACCGGCCCTACCCGGGCGGCGGCGGGGTCTACGAACTGGAGATCTATCCGCTGGTCGCGCGCTGCTCCGGGCTCGACCGGGGGCTCTACCACTACGACCCGGTCGAGCACCGGCTGGAGCCGGTCGCCGGCTGGGGCCCGGCTGCCGACCGGCTGCTCGGGTACGCGCGGGCCGCCGGGGCCATGCCCCGGCTGCCGCAGACGGTCCTGGTGGTCACCGCCCGCGTGCAGCGACTGATGTGGAAGTACGAAGGGATGAGCTACGCGATGATTCTCAAGGACGCCGGAGTGCTGACCCACCAGATGTACCTGGTCGCCACCGCGATGGGCCTCGCCCCCTGCGCCCTCGGGGCCGGGGATTCGCACGCCTTCGCCGAGCTGTCCGGGATCGATCCGCTGGTCGAGCCGAGCGTGGCCGACTTCCTGCTCGGCGCCGCGCGGGCCGGTTCGGTGCGGGGGGTGGACGGGTCGTGA
- a CDS encoding TOMM precursor leader peptide-binding protein — protein MWHPRFRSDYVPVRLPDGPLVVLGETRSLLVDDPVAADLADLLDGVAPLSDVLARLADRHPVAAVAAALARLRGHGLLVSGPAGTPAAEAAGWDARGVPPGAGSRWLAGGAVTMVDLGAPRVTETAAALRALGLTVTVVGPDDPPPERAADPVLVLPSSMLDPGLARLNARHLATGRPWTLARPHGNVLLVGPHLMPGRTGCWACLRQRWQDNEQVNAFLGGQDLPGPVPQPDRAVLPGLATVVAGLLATELAVLALRGESPRLTGRMVALDTRDLSMESHHLVRQPQCPACGDPDLVGKADPRIELPPSGAQPSRAGDSRTRDPAERYASLAHHVSRYLGVVSRLTPLEATDNGITHTYSAGHNFAQPRQVSGLRRNLRGQSGGKGRTDLQARMSAIGEAVERYCGVWRGDRPVHRATYRQLGPDRAVHLRELLLFSDRQYADRDRLNADLGHLHRVPRPLDDDVELDWTTGWSLTRQTTRELPAAYCWYGHPELTGLGVCSADSNGCAAGGTVAEAILQGFCELVERDSVALWWYHRSRLPGVDLASFADPWLAACVDHHATALGRELWALDLTADLGVPAFAAVSRRTGGPAEDVLVGFGAHLDARVALTRALTEVNQFLPAVPGPTSGRNRYGIDDPDSARWFGTVRVAEQPWLTPDPTRPARTLTDHPSSTTGDVGDDVRECVRRAEQAGLEVIVVDQSRPDIDLAVVKVVVPGLRHFWRRLGPGRLWEVPRRLGRGPLAADETSANPLNVFF, from the coding sequence CCTGCTCGTCGACGACCCGGTGGCGGCCGACCTGGCCGACCTGCTCGACGGCGTCGCCCCGCTGTCCGACGTGCTGGCCCGGCTGGCGGACCGGCACCCGGTCGCCGCGGTGGCCGCCGCGTTGGCCCGGCTGCGGGGCCACGGCCTGCTGGTGTCCGGTCCGGCCGGCACCCCGGCGGCCGAGGCCGCTGGCTGGGACGCCCGGGGTGTCCCGCCCGGGGCCGGCAGCCGGTGGCTGGCCGGAGGCGCGGTCACCATGGTGGACCTGGGTGCCCCCCGGGTCACCGAGACCGCCGCCGCGCTGCGGGCCCTGGGGCTCACCGTGACGGTCGTCGGGCCGGACGACCCGCCGCCCGAGCGGGCCGCCGACCCCGTCCTGGTGCTGCCGTCGTCCATGCTGGACCCCGGGCTGGCCCGGCTCAACGCCCGTCACCTGGCCACCGGACGCCCGTGGACACTGGCCCGGCCGCACGGCAACGTCCTCCTGGTCGGACCGCACCTGATGCCGGGCCGGACCGGCTGCTGGGCCTGCCTGCGGCAACGCTGGCAGGACAACGAGCAGGTGAACGCCTTCCTCGGTGGTCAGGATCTGCCCGGCCCGGTGCCGCAGCCCGACCGGGCGGTGCTGCCGGGACTGGCGACCGTCGTCGCCGGGCTGCTCGCCACCGAACTGGCGGTGCTCGCCCTGCGCGGTGAGTCACCGCGGCTCACCGGCCGGATGGTCGCCCTCGACACCCGCGACCTGAGCATGGAGAGCCACCACCTGGTACGCCAACCGCAGTGCCCCGCCTGCGGCGACCCGGACCTGGTCGGCAAGGCCGACCCGCGGATCGAGCTGCCGCCCAGCGGCGCGCAGCCCAGCCGGGCCGGCGACTCCCGCACCCGGGACCCCGCCGAGAGGTACGCGTCGCTGGCCCACCACGTCAGCCGCTACCTGGGCGTGGTGAGCCGGTTGACCCCGCTGGAGGCGACCGACAACGGGATCACCCACACCTACTCGGCGGGACACAACTTCGCCCAGCCCCGGCAGGTGTCCGGCCTGCGCCGCAACCTGCGGGGCCAGAGCGGCGGCAAGGGCCGTACCGACCTGCAGGCCCGGATGAGCGCCATCGGGGAGGCGGTGGAGCGCTACTGCGGGGTGTGGCGCGGCGACCGACCGGTGCACCGGGCGACGTACCGGCAGCTCGGGCCGGACCGGGCGGTGCACCTGCGCGAGCTGCTGCTCTTCTCCGACCGGCAGTACGCCGACCGGGACCGGCTCAACGCCGACCTCGGCCACCTGCACCGGGTGCCCCGCCCGCTGGACGACGACGTGGAGCTGGACTGGACCACGGGCTGGTCGCTGACCCGCCAGACCACCCGCGAGCTGCCCGCCGCCTACTGCTGGTACGGGCACCCGGAGCTGACCGGGCTGGGCGTGTGCTCGGCCGACTCGAACGGCTGCGCCGCCGGCGGTACCGTCGCCGAGGCGATCCTGCAGGGCTTCTGCGAACTCGTCGAGCGCGACAGCGTGGCCCTGTGGTGGTACCACCGCTCCCGGCTGCCCGGCGTGGACCTCGCCTCGTTCGCCGACCCGTGGCTGGCCGCCTGCGTCGACCACCACGCCACCGCCCTCGGCCGCGAGCTGTGGGCCCTCGACCTCACCGCCGACCTCGGTGTGCCCGCGTTCGCCGCGGTGTCCCGGCGCACCGGCGGCCCGGCGGAGGACGTGCTGGTCGGCTTCGGCGCGCACCTGGACGCCCGCGTCGCGCTGACCCGGGCGCTCACCGAGGTGAACCAGTTCCTGCCCGCCGTGCCCGGCCCCACCTCCGGCCGCAACCGGTACGGCATCGACGACCCGGACAGCGCCCGCTGGTTCGGCACGGTACGGGTCGCCGAGCAGCCCTGGCTGACCCCGGACCCGACCCGGCCGGCGCGCACCCTCACGGACCATCCGTCGTCGACCACCGGCGACGTCGGTGACGACGTGCGCGAGTGCGTACGTCGGGCCGAGCAGGCCGGCCTGGAGGTGATCGTCGTCGACCAGTCCCGACCGGACATCGACCTGGCGGTGGTGAAGGTCGTGGTGCCGGGGCTGCGCCACTTCTGGCGGCGGCTGGGCCCCGGCCGGTTGTGGGAGGTGCCGCGGCGGCTCGGCCGTGGGCCGCTGGCCGCCGACGAGACGTCGGCCAATCCGCTGAACGTCTTCTTCTAG